In Electrophorus electricus isolate fEleEle1 chromosome 1, fEleEle1.pri, whole genome shotgun sequence, a single window of DNA contains:
- the plppr2b gene encoding phospholipid phosphatase-related protein type 5 isoform X3, with product MFYFQLVIMAGTVLLAYYFEYTETFPVHIQGFFCFDKAFSKPYPGPEDSSKAPPVVVYSLVTAIPTVMILIGELASFFSKPEALQERTILTADCCYFNPLLRRIVRFLGVYSFGLFTTTIFANAGQVVTGNQTPHFLTACRPNYTALGCHSALQYISEQRACTGNPYLIASARKSFPSKDAALSTYCAIYTVMYITMAWRTKGTRLTKPTLCLTLLSLAVLVGVVRVAEYRNHWSDVLAGYATGGAIAAFLVSCVINNFQQTEALPPPAVRPPRPEPPLSVPVVSTPSVESPLEKFQVHCTPASPDDGPSLFPTPPDVLIHSRRSISSAV from the exons ATGTTCTATTTTCAGCTGGTGATCATGGCCGGTACCGTGCTCCTGGCATACTACTTTGAGTACACGGAGACGTTCCCTGTGCACATTCAGGGCTTCTTCTGTTTCGATAAAGCTTTCTCCAAGCCGTACCCAGGACCGGAGGATTCAAGCAAAGCCCCTCCAGTGGTGGTCTACTCGCTGGTCACCGCCATCCCCACTGTCATG ATCCTGATAGGTGAGCTGGCCTCCTTCTTCTCGAAGCCTGAAGCCCTACAGGAGCGGACCATACTTACTGCGGACTGCTGCTACTTCAACCCCCTGCTACGGCGTATCGTTCGCTTTCTGG GGGTTTACTCCTTTGGTCTCTTCACCACAACCATCTTCGCCAACGCGGGTCAAGTGGTGACAGGAAACCAGACACCCCACTTCCTGACAGCATGTCGTCCGAATTACACGGCGCTGGGGTGCCATTCGGCGCTGCAGTACATTTCGGAGCAGCGGGCATGCACAGGAAATCCCTACCTCATCGCCTCTGCCCGCAAATCCTTCCCCTCAAAAGATGCTGCCCTCAGCACCTACTGCGCCATCTACACGGTG ATGTATATTACCATGGCATGGAGAACTAAAGGCACCCGTTTGACCAAGCCCACTTTGTGCCTCACTCTGCTCTCATTGGCTGTGCTGGTGGGGGTGGTTCGCGTGGCGGAGTATCGGAACCACTGGTCTGATGTGCTGGCTGGATATGCTACTGGGGGTGCTATTGCTGCCTTTCTG GTGTCGTGTGTGATTAACAACTTCCAGCAAACTGAGGCTCTTCCCCCACCCGCCGTGCGACCTCCTCGGCCTGAACCGCCCCTCAGCGTGCCCGTGGTGTccacgccgagcgtggaaaGTCCACTCGAAAA GTTCCAGGTGCACTGTACGCCGGCGTCACCTGACGATGGGCCGTCCCTGTTCCCCACTCCTCCCGATGTGCTCATCCACTCGCGTCGCTCCATCTCCAGCGCAGTCTAG
- the plppr2b gene encoding phospholipid phosphatase-related protein type 5 isoform X2, whose protein sequence is MDRQVIEERGGLKKSTYIVPCFLFVELVIMAGTVLLAYYFEYTETFPVHIQGFFCFDKAFSKPYPGPEDSSKAPPVVVYSLVTAIPTVMILIGELASFFSKPEALQERTILTADCCYFNPLLRRIVRFLGVYSFGLFTTTIFANAGQVVTGNQTPHFLTACRPNYTALGCHSALQYISEQRACTGNPYLIASARKSFPSKDAALSTYCAIYTVMYITMAWRTKGTRLTKPTLCLTLLSLAVLVGVVRVAEYRNHWSDVLAGYATGGAIAAFLVSCVINNFQQTEALPPPAVRPPRPEPPLSVPVVSTPSVESPLEKLSGSQVPGALYAGVT, encoded by the exons CTGGTGATCATGGCCGGTACCGTGCTCCTGGCATACTACTTTGAGTACACGGAGACGTTCCCTGTGCACATTCAGGGCTTCTTCTGTTTCGATAAAGCTTTCTCCAAGCCGTACCCAGGACCGGAGGATTCAAGCAAAGCCCCTCCAGTGGTGGTCTACTCGCTGGTCACCGCCATCCCCACTGTCATG ATCCTGATAGGTGAGCTGGCCTCCTTCTTCTCGAAGCCTGAAGCCCTACAGGAGCGGACCATACTTACTGCGGACTGCTGCTACTTCAACCCCCTGCTACGGCGTATCGTTCGCTTTCTGG GGGTTTACTCCTTTGGTCTCTTCACCACAACCATCTTCGCCAACGCGGGTCAAGTGGTGACAGGAAACCAGACACCCCACTTCCTGACAGCATGTCGTCCGAATTACACGGCGCTGGGGTGCCATTCGGCGCTGCAGTACATTTCGGAGCAGCGGGCATGCACAGGAAATCCCTACCTCATCGCCTCTGCCCGCAAATCCTTCCCCTCAAAAGATGCTGCCCTCAGCACCTACTGCGCCATCTACACGGTG ATGTATATTACCATGGCATGGAGAACTAAAGGCACCCGTTTGACCAAGCCCACTTTGTGCCTCACTCTGCTCTCATTGGCTGTGCTGGTGGGGGTGGTTCGCGTGGCGGAGTATCGGAACCACTGGTCTGATGTGCTGGCTGGATATGCTACTGGGGGTGCTATTGCTGCCTTTCTG GTGTCGTGTGTGATTAACAACTTCCAGCAAACTGAGGCTCTTCCCCCACCCGCCGTGCGACCTCCTCGGCCTGAACCGCCCCTCAGCGTGCCCGTGGTGTccacgccgagcgtggaaaGTCCACTCGAAAAGTTAAGTGGCTCTCAG GTTCCAGGTGCACTGTACGCCGGCGTCACCTGA
- the plppr2b gene encoding phospholipid phosphatase-related protein type 5 isoform X1, with translation MDRQVIEERGGLKKSTYIVPCFLFVELVIMAGTVLLAYYFEYTETFPVHIQGFFCFDKAFSKPYPGPEDSSKAPPVVVYSLVTAIPTVMILIGELASFFSKPEALQERTILTADCCYFNPLLRRIVRFLGVYSFGLFTTTIFANAGQVVTGNQTPHFLTACRPNYTALGCHSALQYISEQRACTGNPYLIASARKSFPSKDAALSTYCAIYTVMYITMAWRTKGTRLTKPTLCLTLLSLAVLVGVVRVAEYRNHWSDVLAGYATGGAIAAFLVSCVINNFQQTEALPPPAVRPPRPEPPLSVPVVSTPSVESPLEKFQVHCTPASPDDGPSLFPTPPDVLIHSRRSISSAV, from the exons CTGGTGATCATGGCCGGTACCGTGCTCCTGGCATACTACTTTGAGTACACGGAGACGTTCCCTGTGCACATTCAGGGCTTCTTCTGTTTCGATAAAGCTTTCTCCAAGCCGTACCCAGGACCGGAGGATTCAAGCAAAGCCCCTCCAGTGGTGGTCTACTCGCTGGTCACCGCCATCCCCACTGTCATG ATCCTGATAGGTGAGCTGGCCTCCTTCTTCTCGAAGCCTGAAGCCCTACAGGAGCGGACCATACTTACTGCGGACTGCTGCTACTTCAACCCCCTGCTACGGCGTATCGTTCGCTTTCTGG GGGTTTACTCCTTTGGTCTCTTCACCACAACCATCTTCGCCAACGCGGGTCAAGTGGTGACAGGAAACCAGACACCCCACTTCCTGACAGCATGTCGTCCGAATTACACGGCGCTGGGGTGCCATTCGGCGCTGCAGTACATTTCGGAGCAGCGGGCATGCACAGGAAATCCCTACCTCATCGCCTCTGCCCGCAAATCCTTCCCCTCAAAAGATGCTGCCCTCAGCACCTACTGCGCCATCTACACGGTG ATGTATATTACCATGGCATGGAGAACTAAAGGCACCCGTTTGACCAAGCCCACTTTGTGCCTCACTCTGCTCTCATTGGCTGTGCTGGTGGGGGTGGTTCGCGTGGCGGAGTATCGGAACCACTGGTCTGATGTGCTGGCTGGATATGCTACTGGGGGTGCTATTGCTGCCTTTCTG GTGTCGTGTGTGATTAACAACTTCCAGCAAACTGAGGCTCTTCCCCCACCCGCCGTGCGACCTCCTCGGCCTGAACCGCCCCTCAGCGTGCCCGTGGTGTccacgccgagcgtggaaaGTCCACTCGAAAA GTTCCAGGTGCACTGTACGCCGGCGTCACCTGACGATGGGCCGTCCCTGTTCCCCACTCCTCCCGATGTGCTCATCCACTCGCGTCGCTCCATCTCCAGCGCAGTCTAG